CAGCCAGGAAGGGGGGCTTGGCTCCGGCCTCCAGGAGCTTGGCCATGAGCCGGGGCTTGAGGACCATGACCAGGGGCAGGGCCACGGAGACCAGGGCCAGGAAGGCCGCCAGGGCCCACCAGAGCCGCCGTGCCCAGCCCTTGGCCAGGGTTTCGGGGAGCCAGGGGGCGGCGGCCAGCGCCAGGGCGGGCACCGCCGGGGTGATGTAGACCATGCGTTTGCCCGGGGAGCAGGAGAAGAAGACCAGAACCAGGACCACATAGCCCAGGAGGAGGATCAGCGCTCGTTCCCCCTTCCGGATGGCCCGGTACCATGGACGGATGAGCCAGGGCACCGCCAGGGAGAGGGGCATCCAGAACTCCGGGGCCACCGAGACGAGGTAGTAGTACCAGGGGGCCCTGTGATGCCACGAGGCCCCGTACCGGGTGACCGTCTGATGGAAGAGGATGTTGTTGCGGTACGCGAAGAGATCGGGGTTGCCGCTGGTCTGGACCGCCAGGAGCATGGGCACAGCCCACAGGGCCACAGCGGCGAGGAGCAGGAGGGGGCCGCAGAGCCCCTTGAGCCAGGCCTTCCAGCCCGCTGCCCTCAGCTCCCGGCGATGGGTCCAGAGGGCGGGCAGGAGCACGAAGAGGGCGAGGATGCCCACGCCCTTGGTGATGACGCCGAGGCCTGCGGCGAACCAGCCCAGCAGGTACCAGCGCCAGCCGTCGCCCCGCAGAAAGCGCATGAGCCCATAGACCCCGAGGATGATGAAGAAGGTCACCAGGGCGTCGATCTGGGCCTCATGGGCCTGGAGGGTGAACTGGATGACCAGCAGGAGGACCAGGCCCGCCCGCCAGCCTGTGGCCCGGTCCCAGAGCCGCCTGCCCAGGTCGAAGACCAGGGCAAGCGTGCCCATGGAGGCCAGGAAGGAGGGGAGGAGGAAGGCCACCCGCAGCGAGCCGGTGAGCTGGTAAAAGCAGGCGATGGCCCACATGAAGACAGGGGGTTTGTCCGGGTAGAGCTCACCGCCCCGCATGGGGA
The sequence above is drawn from the uncultured Holophaga sp. genome and encodes:
- a CDS encoding glycosyltransferase family 39 protein, translated to MIDDQRVLQGPGTDRRALLLLLLFGLIILGAGLGLRDPWPADEPRFALVARQMVDSGHWLFPMRGGELYPDKPPVFMWAIACFYQLTGSLRVAFLLPSFLASMGTLALVFDLGRRLWDRATGWRAGLVLLLVIQFTLQAHEAQIDALVTFFIILGVYGLMRFLRGDGWRWYLLGWFAAGLGVITKGVGILALFVLLPALWTHRRELRAAGWKAWLKGLCGPLLLLAAVALWAVPMLLAVQTSGNPDLFAYRNNILFHQTVTRYGASWHHRAPWYYYLVSVAPEFWMPLSLAVPWLIRPWYRAIRKGERALILLLGYVVLVLVFFSCSPGKRMVYITPAVPALALAAAPWLPETLAKGWARRLWWALAAFLALVSVALPLVMVLKPRLMAKLLEAGAKPPFLAATLLGVVAIATLVLLRKSLLLSLGTLMAALWVFLGCGLYPAINGARTPKVVMDRAAETLPQSAELLIVAYKEQFLLFSQRPLLHFPYLMPQPEQAAQAAEWQGTEAGRWVLGPERFLKQRFDLSQARPLGRRHGEDWLLLPPGSARPGAALPPEERAPIHRYDPRGHA